From Mytilus galloprovincialis chromosome 9, xbMytGall1.hap1.1, whole genome shotgun sequence, the proteins below share one genomic window:
- the LOC143046336 gene encoding putative ATP synthase subunit f, mitochondrial, which yields MGIKQEIEELPKKLVEVTSKRDRQVPGETSWENIQKKFGKGTGFTQALPKLFQYFGAGTYPKEFNPRVHGPYYPSRNYAKADVSFWDCKLGELPKWFGRRQLGVRPFSMVLSRRMWTVMQKYKTSAASMYFIWLYGAVGMTYFYIMQYPKYSNERHSKYH from the exons ATGGGTATTAAACAAGAAATTGAGGAATTGCCAAAGAAATTAGTAGAAGTAACATCTAAACGTGACAGACAGGTTCCCGGAGAGACCAGTTgggaaaatatacagaaaaaattcGGCAAGGGCACAGGATTTACACAAGCATTGCCTAAACTTTTTCAGTATTTTGGAGCTGGAACATACCCTAAAGAATTCAACCCAAGGGTACATGGTCCTTATTATCCATCACGGAATTATGCAAAAG CTGATGTTTCCTTCTGGGACTGCAAATTAGGTGAACTACCAAAGTGGTTTGGTCGTAGACAGTTGGGTGTGCGACCATTCTCCATGGTCCTAAGTAGAA gaaTGTGGACTGTTATGCAGAAATATAAGACATCAGCAGCCTCAATGTATTTTATCTGGTTATATGGAGCTGTGGGAATGACCTATTTCTACATCATGCAGTATCCTAAATATT ccAATGAAAGACACTCCAAGTACCATTAA